A region from the Abyssisolibacter fermentans genome encodes:
- a CDS encoding nitroreductase family protein, with product MKCFLERRSIRKYTSDHINDELIKKLLTAGMYAPSAGNEQPWEYIVVRDKELLVEITKVHPYSSMLKEADAAIIVCGNLKKEKFKDFWVQDCSASTQNILLAAHTQGLGAVWLGVYPETKRVKGIKKIFNLPKHITPLSIISLGYPSENKPTPIRFNEDIIHYDEW from the coding sequence ATAAAATGTTTTTTAGAAAGAAGAAGTATAAGAAAATACACATCTGATCATATAAATGATGAACTTATAAAAAAGCTTTTGACAGCTGGTATGTATGCACCTTCAGCAGGTAACGAGCAACCTTGGGAATATATAGTTGTAAGAGATAAGGAGCTTTTGGTTGAAATTACAAAAGTTCACCCTTATTCAAGCATGTTAAAAGAAGCTGATGCCGCAATTATAGTTTGTGGAAATTTGAAAAAAGAAAAGTTCAAGGATTTCTGGGTACAAGACTGCTCTGCTTCAACTCAAAATATACTACTAGCAGCTCATACTCAAGGTCTTGGTGCAGTTTGGTTAGGTGTATATCCTGAAACCAAACGTGTTAAAGGTATTAAAAAAATATTCAACTTACCAAAACATATTACTCCACTTTCAATAATATCACTAGGTTATCCGTCAGAAAACAAACCTACACCAATCAGATTTAATGAGGATATCATTCATTATGATGAGTGGTAG
- a CDS encoding ABC transporter ATP-binding protein, whose translation MKVLETVNLKKHYGSEPNIVKALDGVNIEINKGEFVAIVGTSGSGKSTLLHMLGGLDYPTSGEVIVDNNKIFDMKEDNLTIFRRRYIGFVFQNYNLIPNLNVYENIVIPIELDGNKVDKEYLDLIIDTLGLSNKLNNLPSNLSGGQQQRIAIARALATKPSIVLADEPTGNLDTKTEQEVMGLLKITSEKFNQTIIIITHNEQIAQLADRIIRIEDGKIVTGGRK comes from the coding sequence ATGAAAGTATTAGAGACTGTTAATTTGAAAAAACATTATGGCAGTGAGCCAAATATAGTAAAGGCGTTAGACGGTGTTAACATAGAAATAAATAAAGGTGAATTTGTGGCGATTGTGGGTACATCAGGATCAGGAAAAAGTACGCTTTTACATATGCTTGGAGGACTTGATTATCCTACATCAGGAGAAGTTATTGTTGATAATAATAAGATATTTGATATGAAAGAAGATAATTTGACTATATTCCGTCGAAGATATATTGGTTTTGTATTTCAGAATTATAACCTTATACCAAATTTAAATGTATATGAAAATATAGTAATTCCTATAGAATTAGACGGCAACAAGGTAGATAAAGAATATTTAGATTTAATAATTGATACATTAGGGCTATCAAACAAATTAAACAATCTTCCTAGTAATCTATCAGGGGGGCAACAGCAGAGAATAGCAATTGCAAGAGCACTTGCTACTAAACCTTCTATTGTACTTGCAGATGAACCTACAGGTAATTTGGATACCAAGACAGAGCAAGAAGTTATGGGACTATTAAAGATTACTAGTGAAAAGTTCAATCAAACAATAATTATTATTACCCACAATGAACAAATAGCACAACTTGCTGACAGGATTATAAGAATAGAAGATGGCAAAATTGTGACAGGTGGGAGGAAGTAG
- a CDS encoding sensor histidine kinase, translating into MNNIKSIVTEKIFFLTGLLVTIVCMIFYMSIIKTMGNIEGMYPRAAVHLNSLLHICIMFVVAILILGIGFVLIVRRELVKFTDELNVILNKMIKKDTNIHFNVVNETLMSKIQSKLKQLIEMINSQHNQYVKEKVSIKSLISDISHQIKTPLANLSIYNSTLLERDHLTKEQENEFLNNMQSQIKRIDWLIKALIKMSRLETDIITLNSTRCPLEDTIAEAVSNIYVKAEKKDIGIAVKCKDINIIEHDKKWIAEALFNILDNAVKYTHRGGQILVKVVNGEMFTKINIEDNGIGIESDQINNIFKRFYRSTEVSEIEGVGLGLYIVREIIRKQGGYIKVTSQKGVGSTFSVYLPNDTM; encoded by the coding sequence ATGAATAATATAAAGTCTATAGTAACAGAAAAAATATTTTTCCTTACGGGGCTCTTAGTTACAATAGTTTGTATGATTTTTTATATGAGTATTATAAAAACTATGGGAAATATAGAAGGAATGTATCCAAGGGCAGCCGTTCATTTGAATTCTCTATTGCATATCTGTATTATGTTTGTAGTAGCTATATTGATATTGGGAATTGGTTTTGTACTTATAGTTAGAAGAGAATTAGTAAAATTTACAGATGAATTAAATGTTATATTAAATAAAATGATTAAAAAAGATACTAATATTCATTTTAATGTTGTAAACGAGACTCTTATGTCTAAAATACAAAGTAAACTTAAACAGCTTATTGAAATGATAAACAGTCAGCATAATCAATATGTAAAGGAAAAAGTCAGTATTAAATCATTGATATCTGATATATCACATCAGATTAAAACTCCACTAGCTAATTTGAGTATTTATAACAGTACATTGCTTGAGAGAGACCATTTAACTAAAGAACAGGAAAATGAATTCTTAAATAATATGCAGTCTCAAATAAAAAGAATAGATTGGCTGATAAAAGCTTTAATTAAAATGTCAAGATTAGAGACAGATATTATTACACTTAACAGCACTAGATGTCCTTTAGAGGATACTATTGCGGAGGCAGTAAGTAATATTTATGTCAAAGCAGAGAAAAAAGATATAGGTATAGCTGTTAAATGTAAAGATATTAATATTATAGAACATGATAAGAAATGGATAGCTGAAGCACTATTTAATATATTAGATAATGCAGTCAAATACACCCACAGAGGGGGACAAATATTAGTCAAAGTTGTTAATGGAGAAATGTTTACTAAGATTAATATTGAAGATAATGGAATAGGTATAGAGAGTGACCAAATCAATAATATATTTAAAAGGTTTTACAGATCAACTGAAGTATCAGAAATAGAAGGAGTTGGACTAGGATTATATATAGTAAGAGAAATTATTAGAAAACAAGGCGGATACATTAAAGTTACATCACAAAAAGGGGTAGGTTCAACATTTTCTGTTTATCTACCAAATGATACAATGTAA
- a CDS encoding response regulator transcription factor, whose amino-acid sequence MKTLLLVEDDKMLSRGIKFNLQEEGFNVISAYCLKEAQEELNKASIDLIILDVNLPDGNGFDFCEKIRNYYDNPIIFLTACDMESDVVTGFKLGADDYITKPFSLSILRERILAIFRRYRVNEKKEQVVVNKDLSFDFEKMIINNKDKVLTLTPTENKLLKIMFESKGQVMTRRVLLEKLWDNDSNFVDEHALTVNINRLRNKIEEKPSKPKYIKTIYGMGYMWVGEE is encoded by the coding sequence ATGAAGACACTTTTATTAGTTGAAGATGATAAAATGTTAAGTAGAGGAATTAAGTTTAATTTGCAGGAAGAAGGTTTTAATGTTATTTCTGCATATTGCTTAAAAGAAGCACAAGAGGAGCTAAACAAAGCTTCTATTGATTTGATAATATTAGATGTAAATTTACCAGATGGTAATGGCTTTGATTTTTGTGAAAAAATAAGGAATTACTATGATAATCCGATTATTTTTCTAACTGCATGTGATATGGAATCTGATGTTGTTACAGGCTTTAAGCTTGGTGCAGATGACTATATAACTAAGCCATTCAGCCTCAGTATTTTAAGAGAACGAATATTAGCTATATTTAGAAGATATAGAGTTAATGAAAAAAAAGAGCAGGTAGTAGTAAATAAAGATTTGTCATTTGATTTTGAAAAGATGATTATTAATAATAAGGATAAAGTACTTACGCTTACTCCAACAGAAAATAAACTTTTAAAAATAATGTTTGAGTCTAAGGGTCAGGTAATGACTAGACGTGTTTTGCTCGAAAAATTATGGGATAATGATTCAAACTTTGTAGATGAACACGCACTGACAGTAAATATTAACAGGTTGAGAAATAAAATTGAAGAAAAACCTTCTAAGCCTAAATATATCAAAACTATTTATGGAATGGGCTATATGTGGGTAGGTGAAGAATAA